The following are encoded together in the Pedobacter steynii genome:
- a CDS encoding DNA/RNA non-specific endonuclease, with amino-acid sequence MKHFYVLGILCLVLASCKKESQSGPEFINQNNSGTNIVRTESTQLLTEGFETGSKGAYASASVTLGSGSWTLDDALIGNTTADVKSGSQSVRVRNTGSISMNFNISAGDSTTVKIDHAKYGSDGSSTWGLWISTNGGTTYTQVGSTITSSSTSLQTATFQVANTGNIRLSVRKTSGGSNRINFDNISLTTGSGTTPPNPGGGTPGDDDHLLLGNPNGAVTAITSPNNYLMDQTYYKISYNRDRGTPNWVSWHIQSSDIGSTSRTNDFRADSALPSGWYQVQSSSYSGSGFDRGHNCPSGDRTSSTAANSSTFLMTNMIPQAPNNNQQTWEGLESYTRSLVSAGNEVYVIAGSYGTGGTGSNGGVTNTINNGNITVPSNVWKIIVVLPNGSNDISRISSTTRVIAINTPNTNSINSDWKTYRTSVNSIETATGYSFFANIPATIRTALKQNVDNL; translated from the coding sequence ATGAAACATTTTTATGTGCTGGGCATACTATGCCTGGTCCTGGCCTCCTGTAAAAAAGAATCTCAGTCTGGACCTGAATTCATAAATCAGAACAACTCGGGAACTAATATCGTCCGTACAGAAAGCACCCAGTTATTGACAGAAGGCTTTGAAACTGGTAGTAAGGGGGCCTATGCCTCAGCCTCTGTGACACTAGGTTCAGGATCATGGACATTGGATGATGCCCTGATCGGAAATACTACTGCTGATGTAAAATCAGGTAGCCAGTCGGTCAGAGTCCGCAATACAGGTTCCATTTCCATGAACTTTAACATCAGCGCCGGCGATAGCACCACCGTTAAAATTGACCATGCCAAATACGGATCAGATGGTTCCAGTACCTGGGGCTTATGGATTTCTACAAATGGAGGTACAACTTATACTCAGGTAGGTAGCACCATTACCAGCAGCTCAACCTCCCTGCAAACAGCAACGTTCCAGGTTGCCAATACAGGAAATATCAGGCTGTCTGTTCGTAAGACCTCAGGTGGCAGCAACCGCATCAATTTTGACAACATTTCTTTAACCACCGGCTCTGGAACAACACCTCCTAATCCTGGAGGAGGAACCCCGGGCGATGACGACCATTTGCTGCTAGGTAATCCAAATGGTGCGGTTACGGCCATTACTTCGCCCAATAATTACCTGATGGACCAGACTTATTATAAAATCTCGTATAACCGCGACAGAGGAACGCCAAACTGGGTAAGCTGGCATATTCAGTCTTCGGATATTGGAAGTACCTCAAGAACCAATGATTTTAGAGCTGATTCAGCTCTGCCTTCGGGCTGGTACCAGGTTCAAAGCAGCAGTTACTCCGGATCAGGATTTGACCGTGGCCACAATTGCCCTTCCGGTGACAGAACCTCTTCTACCGCGGCAAACTCATCTACTTTCTTAATGACCAATATGATTCCACAGGCACCCAACAACAATCAGCAAACCTGGGAAGGCCTCGAGAGCTATACCCGCAGTCTGGTAAGTGCCGGAAATGAGGTTTATGTTATCGCAGGTTCTTATGGAACGGGAGGTACAGGCTCCAATGGCGGAGTAACTAATACCATTAACAACGGCAATATTACTGTTCCGTCTAATGTATGGAAGATCATTGTGGTATTGCCAAATGGAAGTAACGACATCAGTAGGATTAGCAGTACAACCAGGGTGATTGCCATCAACACACCGAACACCAACAGCATCAATAGTGACTGGAAAACTTACAGAACTTCAGTAAACAGCATTGAAACGGCTACCGGTTACAGCTTCTTTGCCAATATCCCGGCAACAATTCGTACTGCACTTAAGCAGAATGTAGATAACCTGTAA
- a CDS encoding DUF1772 domain-containing protein, producing the protein MMKYKSVLLAMATISTALMAGLFFAFSVCINPAFMRLSDSEYILAMQEINLAIVNPIFVFVFIGSPLFLILTVMTYKKQFGSGKFNYLFVAAVLYVLGCFGVTVLGNIPLNNQLADFSLQGSSALQIKAMRAAFADAWNNWHTIRTIAAVLSSVILVLACIKKDPPLKGEG; encoded by the coding sequence ATGATGAAATATAAATCTGTTTTACTGGCAATGGCCACCATTTCTACCGCATTAATGGCTGGATTGTTTTTTGCTTTTTCTGTGTGTATAAATCCTGCATTTATGCGATTGTCCGATTCGGAGTATATTCTGGCCATGCAGGAAATCAACCTGGCTATTGTGAATCCGATATTTGTCTTTGTGTTTATTGGAAGCCCTTTGTTTCTGATACTGACCGTAATGACCTATAAAAAGCAGTTTGGTTCCGGCAAATTTAATTACCTGTTCGTTGCAGCGGTGCTTTATGTTCTGGGGTGTTTTGGAGTAACAGTATTGGGAAATATCCCGCTGAATAATCAGCTGGCTGATTTCTCCTTGCAGGGATCATCTGCTTTGCAGATTAAGGCAATGAGGGCTGCTTTTGCGGATGCCTGGAACAATTGGCATACCATACGTACCATAGCGGCAGTATTATCCTCAGTCATTCTCGTGCTGGCCTGTATAAAAAAAGACCCTCCCCTAAAAGGGGAGGGCTAA
- a CDS encoding M1 family metallopeptidase, producing MKRNFLLLAALFFSITTYAQHLNNPGSNHGNKFEQLGTMISDPNSYRSASGAPGPAYWQQRADYEINADLDEKNLLLTGSESITYYNNSPDPLSYLWVQLDENEHKSSSDNKLTEGSKMTEQMDYRTLSGIINAKNDLGVKILKVTDENGTALPYTINNTMMRIDLPTVLKPSGTYKLTISWNYKISNRMTTGGRGGYEYFPEDDNYLFTITQWFPRMAVYSDFQGWQNKQFEGRGEFALVFGNYKVNMTVPADHVVGATGECQNYQQVLSSNSLSRWNAAQTAKAPIEIVNLDEAKSAIAKKSATKKTWTYAAENVRDFAWVSSRRLVWDAMATYIDGKKIMAMSYYGPEAYPLYNKYSTKAVAHTLTSYSKHTIPYPYPVAISVEAANGMEYPMICFNYGRAEKDGTYTEAVKYGMIGVIIHEVGHNFFPMIVNSDERQWSWMDEGLNTFCQYMAEQEWDNNYPSQRGPAHKIVDYMKMPKDQLEPIMTNSENIINFGPNAYAKPATALNILRETVMGRELFDYAFKEYAKRWAFKHPTPADLFRTMEDASAVDLDWFWRGWFFGTDPVDISLNDVRAYRMNSMKQELENKENQKAFEKNNYIISRERNRAEGIKFAVEEDKSLLDFYNKFNRFEVSKTADEQFQKYYRSLSADEKALYESKKNFYELDFSNDGGLVMPIIVEWTFKDGTKELDRIPAYIWRKDENKVTKVFAKDKEVVSVQLDPYRETADINESNNAWPRKTQPTRFELFKQQQAPRGTSAGPNPMQQSRQR from the coding sequence ATGAAAAGAAACTTCCTGCTGCTTGCGGCACTTTTTTTTAGTATAACTACTTATGCCCAACACTTAAATAATCCGGGTTCGAACCACGGAAATAAGTTTGAGCAGCTCGGAACCATGATTTCTGACCCTAATTCCTATCGCTCAGCATCCGGAGCACCTGGACCAGCCTACTGGCAGCAACGTGCAGATTATGAAATCAATGCTGATCTCGATGAAAAAAACCTGCTTCTTACCGGATCAGAGTCCATTACCTATTACAACAACTCACCCGATCCTTTAAGTTATCTATGGGTACAACTGGACGAAAATGAGCACAAATCCAGCAGTGATAATAAGCTGACAGAAGGCAGCAAAATGACTGAACAGATGGATTACAGAACGCTTTCAGGCATTATTAACGCAAAAAATGACCTTGGTGTAAAAATACTTAAGGTCACTGACGAAAATGGAACAGCTCTTCCCTATACCATCAACAATACGATGATGAGAATAGACCTCCCTACAGTTCTCAAGCCGTCTGGAACCTACAAACTAACGATCTCCTGGAACTATAAGATTTCTAACAGAATGACTACCGGAGGAAGAGGTGGTTATGAATACTTTCCGGAAGACGACAATTACCTGTTTACCATTACACAATGGTTTCCACGGATGGCCGTATATTCAGATTTTCAGGGATGGCAAAATAAACAGTTTGAAGGCAGAGGTGAGTTTGCACTGGTATTTGGCAATTACAAAGTAAACATGACCGTTCCTGCAGATCACGTGGTAGGTGCCACTGGCGAATGCCAGAATTATCAGCAGGTATTGAGTAGCAACAGCCTGAGCAGATGGAATGCCGCCCAAACCGCCAAAGCTCCTATAGAAATTGTAAATCTTGACGAAGCAAAATCAGCAATCGCAAAGAAGTCAGCAACAAAAAAGACCTGGACTTACGCCGCCGAAAATGTAAGAGACTTCGCCTGGGTATCCTCCCGCCGTCTGGTATGGGATGCTATGGCGACCTATATCGATGGTAAAAAAATTATGGCCATGTCTTACTACGGACCAGAAGCTTATCCTTTATACAACAAGTACTCGACTAAAGCTGTTGCCCATACCCTAACCTCTTATTCTAAACATACCATTCCCTACCCTTATCCTGTAGCCATTTCAGTAGAAGCGGCCAACGGAATGGAATATCCGATGATTTGTTTCAACTATGGACGTGCAGAAAAAGATGGCACCTATACAGAAGCCGTAAAATATGGAATGATCGGTGTTATAATCCATGAGGTAGGACATAACTTCTTTCCTATGATTGTCAATTCTGACGAAAGACAATGGTCCTGGATGGATGAAGGACTAAATACCTTCTGCCAATATATGGCGGAACAGGAATGGGACAATAATTATCCTTCTCAGCGCGGACCGGCCCATAAGATTGTGGATTACATGAAAATGCCAAAAGATCAGCTGGAACCTATTATGACCAACTCCGAGAACATCATCAATTTCGGACCCAATGCTTATGCTAAACCTGCTACTGCCCTGAACATACTGAGAGAAACAGTAATGGGACGGGAGTTATTTGACTATGCCTTTAAAGAATATGCAAAACGCTGGGCTTTTAAACACCCTACCCCAGCCGATTTATTCAGGACAATGGAAGATGCTTCAGCTGTAGATCTTGACTGGTTCTGGAGAGGTTGGTTTTTTGGAACGGATCCGGTTGATATCTCCCTTAATGATGTTCGCGCGTACCGGATGAACAGCATGAAACAAGAGCTGGAAAATAAAGAAAACCAAAAGGCATTTGAAAAGAACAACTATATCATCAGCAGAGAACGAAATCGTGCAGAAGGTATAAAATTTGCAGTGGAAGAAGACAAAAGCCTGCTGGATTTTTACAATAAATTTAACCGGTTTGAAGTCAGCAAAACCGCTGATGAGCAATTCCAAAAATATTACCGCTCTTTATCCGCCGATGAGAAAGCCCTTTATGAAAGCAAGAAAAACTTTTATGAACTTGACTTCTCCAATGACGGTGGATTGGTGATGCCAATCATTGTAGAATGGACCTTTAAAGACGGCACTAAAGAACTGGATCGCATCCCTGCCTACATCTGGAGAAAGGACGAAAATAAGGTGACTAAAGTTTTTGCAAAAGATAAAGAAGTTGTTTCTGTTCAGCTAGACCCTTACCGGGAAACGGCTGATATCAATGAAAGCAATAATGCTTGGCCAAGAAAAACACAGCCTACAAGATTTGAATTGTTTAAACAGCAGCAGGCCCCGAGAGGCACTTCTGCAGGGCCAAATCCAATGCAACAATCCAGACAACGTTAA
- a CDS encoding nuclease A inhibitor family protein: protein MENQILPELSTRIQGLFYLSESEAPLVIEQLGALSKEQVSTKIAELNAAAPDALVTVEPDAFFEKILKSADPNDDIVIANANKFQELHSFLKSNFSGIQVTRIEDGVKVPIIITAFLPDNTCVALNTYAIES from the coding sequence ATGGAAAACCAAATTTTACCAGAATTATCAACCAGGATTCAGGGACTCTTCTACCTGAGTGAATCTGAGGCACCGCTAGTGATCGAGCAACTCGGAGCACTTTCAAAAGAACAAGTGAGTACAAAGATCGCAGAATTGAACGCCGCAGCTCCTGATGCGTTGGTTACAGTAGAACCAGATGCCTTTTTTGAGAAAATCTTAAAAAGCGCAGATCCCAATGATGACATCGTAATTGCAAATGCAAATAAATTCCAGGAGCTTCATTCTTTCCTGAAAAGTAACTTCTCCGGAATTCAGGTAACGCGAATTGAAGATGGGGTGAAAGTCCCGATTATCATTACCGCATTTCTGCCAGACAATACCTGTGTTGCACTTAATACCTATGCCATTGAATCTTAA
- a CDS encoding helix-turn-helix domain-containing protein codes for MRYEQIPAPAYLNNYVRYIWILESTDSPQRFRTIADGSPGLIFQHRTDGLFLQNNKEMPNVFVYGQATTHAEISLGKSTTIGICFYPNALKSVFGLDASELTDNCMDLDLFAARQGFDLREQLLNMGGSVSTQINWLCAYLFAQTRKNKHQVDTYMNHVLSMMIQSKGMLSLKSLQNELQLSERSFERKFKQHVGISPKMFSRICGFQASLSQLKNNEYEKLSDIAYGNGYSDQSHFIRTFKEFAGFSPYQYQKQTDKVADNFPELIK; via the coding sequence ATGAGATACGAACAAATCCCCGCACCTGCTTATTTAAATAATTACGTTCGTTATATCTGGATATTGGAAAGCACGGATAGTCCACAACGGTTCAGGACGATTGCAGATGGGAGTCCGGGATTAATCTTTCAGCATAGAACAGATGGCTTATTTCTGCAGAACAATAAGGAAATGCCAAATGTCTTTGTTTATGGACAAGCAACTACTCATGCAGAAATTTCCCTTGGAAAATCTACCACTATTGGCATTTGCTTTTATCCAAATGCATTAAAATCCGTATTTGGCTTAGATGCCAGCGAGCTGACCGACAACTGTATGGATCTGGACCTGTTTGCTGCCAGACAAGGCTTTGATTTGAGAGAGCAGTTGTTAAATATGGGTGGTAGTGTATCCACTCAAATCAATTGGCTTTGTGCTTATCTTTTTGCACAGACCCGTAAAAATAAACATCAGGTAGATACCTACATGAATCACGTGCTATCTATGATGATTCAATCGAAGGGAATGCTCTCCCTTAAAAGCTTACAAAATGAGTTGCAGCTGTCGGAGAGAAGTTTCGAACGGAAATTCAAACAACATGTGGGGATCTCTCCCAAGATGTTTTCCAGAATTTGTGGTTTCCAGGCTTCTTTAAGCCAACTGAAAAATAATGAGTACGAGAAGCTTTCTGATATTGCTTACGGTAACGGCTATTCAGATCAATCTCATTTTATCCGCACTTTTAAGGAATTTGCTGGATTCTCTCCTTACCAGTATCAAAAGCAGACTGATAAAGTTGCTGATAATTTTCCCGAACTGATAAAATAG
- a CDS encoding NAD(P)-dependent oxidoreductase — protein MKLLIFGSTGGTGRHIVEQALEQGHTVTAFVRDPSKLDFIHPNLITIQGDVMNPAAIVPAMHGQDAVLSALGSPANKVGVLRSQGTKNIIDAMESTGVSRFICQTSLGYGDSLKVLNRTPLIFKYVIVPFILRKAFKDHEIQESYVKKSKLDWVIVRPGNLTDTPKTGRYRHGFAATDKNIQVKVSRADVADFMLKQLDDQTYVHQTPGVSY, from the coding sequence ATGAAACTGCTTATTTTCGGATCAACAGGTGGCACAGGACGCCACATTGTTGAACAAGCCCTTGAACAAGGGCATACAGTCACTGCATTTGTTCGTGACCCCTCAAAATTAGACTTCATTCATCCAAATCTTATTACCATTCAGGGAGATGTGATGAATCCAGCGGCCATTGTTCCTGCAATGCATGGACAGGATGCGGTATTGTCGGCACTGGGCTCTCCTGCAAATAAGGTAGGTGTATTGCGTTCGCAGGGAACAAAAAATATCATTGATGCAATGGAAAGCACGGGTGTTTCCCGTTTTATCTGTCAGACTTCTCTGGGGTACGGCGACAGCCTTAAAGTGTTGAACAGGACTCCATTGATTTTTAAGTATGTGATTGTTCCTTTTATCCTGCGGAAGGCATTTAAAGACCATGAGATTCAGGAAAGTTATGTTAAAAAAAGTAAATTGGACTGGGTGATTGTACGTCCCGGGAATTTAACTGATACTCCTAAAACGGGAAGATACAGACATGGTTTTGCGGCAACAGACAAAAATATCCAGGTTAAAGTTTCCCGCGCTGATGTTGCTGATTTTATGCTGAAACAACTCGATGACCAAACTTATGTACATCAGACACCAGGAGTATCTTATTAA